Below is a window of Cryobacterium sp. PAMC25264 DNA.
GACATAGTGGCCGCGGAAGTCGTAGGTCTCGACGGCGCTGGGCTCACTCATGCGCACATCGCGCATGCCGCCCTCGATGATCTCGTTGGCGCGGTTGGCGATCCACGAGGTGGCGTCGCTGTCGGCGGGTCCACCGTGCGGCGGGTTGTACTTGAAGCCACCGTCCATGGGCGGGTTGTGGCTCGGGGTGACGACGATACCGTCCGCCTGGTCGTCGTGGCCGGCGCGGTTGTAGGCGAGGATTGCGTGCGAGAGCGCCGGGGTGGGCACGTAGTCGTCGAACTCATCGACCAGCACACGCACGTCGTTGCCCACGAGCACCTCGAGGGCCGTCGTGGTTGCGGGGCCGCTGAGCGCGTGGGTGTCGGCGCCGATGAACAGCGGTCCCGTGATGCCCTGGCCGGCGCGGTATTCCACGATGGCCTGGGTGGTGGCGAGGATGTGGTTCTCGTTGAACGCGGTGTTCAGCGAGCTGCCCCGGTGGCCGGAGGTGCCGAAGACGACCCGCTGAGCCGGAACCGAGACATCCGGCTTCAGGTCGTAATACGCCCTGATGAGGGCTTCGACGTCGATCAGATCGGATTTCTGGGCCGGGGTGCCTGCGCGTTCGTTCATGCCCCCAGTCTTGCACTCCAACTAGGCTGTGAGCCATGCCAGAGACTCCCGATGTGCACTACAGCTTCCTGGGGCCGGCGGGAACCTTCACCGAGGCCGCCCTCGCCCAGGTTCCGGAGGCCCAGGGCCTGCCGTGGCGGGCCGTCAACAATGTGGGCGAGGCCTTCGCCGACGTCGTGAGCGGGCGCAGCGTGGCCGCCATGATCGCCATCGAAAACTCCGTCGACGGCGGCGTCAGCGCCACCCAGGACGCCCTCGCGAGCGTGCCCAATCTGCGGATCATCGGGGAGTACCTGGTGCCCGTGAACTTCGTGCTCGTGGCCCGGCCCGGCACCGCCCTCGAGGACGTCAAGATCGTGAACGCCCACCCGGTGGCGTACGCGCAATGCCGCAGCTGGCTGGAAGGCACCCTGCCCAAGCACGGTCACATCCCCTCCTCGAGCAATGTGGCCGCCGCGGCCGCCCTGTTCGAGCCCGGACCTGCCGATGCCGCCGTGGCTCCGCCGGGCATCGAGAAGCACCACGACCTGGTCGTGCTCGCCCGCAACATCGGCGACAACCCCAACGCCGTCACCCGGTTCGTGCTCGTGGGCCGCACCACGGTCATCCCCGCCCCCACCGGCGCCGACAAGACCAGCGTGATCGTGGAACTGCCCGAGGACCGCGCCGGCGCACTGCTCGACATGCTCGAGCAGTTCGCCACCCGCGGGGTCAATCTCAGCCTCATTCAATCCCGGCCGATCGGCGATGCCATGGGTCGATACAGATTCGTCATCGACGCCGACGGGCACATCTTCGACGAGCGGGTGGCGGATGCCCTGTTGGGCCTTCGCCGCTTCAGCCCCAAGGTGCTCTTCCTGGGTTCCTACCCGCGGGCCGACAAACAGCCCAATGTGTTCACCTCCCGCTACAACGACGAGGTCTTCATCGAGGCCAGGGACTGGCTGCGCGGCCTGATCTCGGGGGAGCCGGGCGCGTGAGCACCCCGGGAGGAACCGACCGGCCGGCGTTCGACCCGCGCCACGATGCCATCTACCAACGTGGCTACCAGGCCGGTGACTCCCAGGCGGCCCAGCCGGCTGCGGCTCCGGTCGGCACCTCCCGAGGTGGTGCCGTACGCGGTAATGCTGCACGGATCGGCCCCCCGCCGGCCGGGCCCAGCTCGCCGACCGCCGCCGTATTCGCCGGCACCGGCACAGCCGACGAGATCGGTGACCTCGACCCGTTGGGCTTCGACTCGGATGTCTTCCACGACGAACTGGAACGGCCGCGGTGGAACCCGTTCATCGCGCTGCTCTGGGTGCTCGCGTTAGTGCTCGTCGGTGGCGCGACCGCCCTGCAGCTGTCGTCGGCGACTTTTGGGTTTGCAAACTATTCCTACAGCGGCACCGGGCCGATGCCGTTCGGCATGTTGGTGCAGCAGGTGGCTTACTCGGTGGCGCCGTCTGCGCTGACGGCTGGCCTGATCATCCTGGCCGGGCTGCTGTTCTGGCACGCGGCCGCCTGGCGGGCCCGTCGGCGCATCACCGGCTGAGAACGGCCGGCACCCGCACCAGCAGCGCCCCGGCATCCGCGCGCAGGAAGACGCTGCGGACCAGCCCGAACTCGTCGCCGTCCAGCTCGAACTCCTGCGGCTTGTCGGGCACAATGCGGATGTCGGTGGCGCGCAGCACGGTCATGGCCCGCTCGTCGTCGGTCTCGGTGAGTTCGATGATGCGCCGCCCCACGGCGAAGCGGCGCAGCACGCCGTTCTGCCAGGTGACGCGGCGCCAGATCTTCAACCAGCCGAGCACCCCACGCGGCTGCAGCACGGCGATGTCCAGGATCCCGTCGTCGACCAGCGCCTCGGGCAGGAACTGGATGTTGCCCGGCAGCACACCACAATTGGCGATCAGGATGGTGCTCACGAGCGCCTGATGCTCGCTGCGGGTGCCCAGGTTGTACCGGATGCGGAACTGCTCGGCCTTGGGCAGAGCGCGCATGCCCGCGTCCACATAGGCCAGCCAGCCCACCTGCTTCTTGAGGTCTGGGCGGGTGGCTGCGATCATCTGGGCGTCGAGGCCGAGGCCGGCCATGACCAGGAAGGCGTGGTCCTCGATGCGGTTGTCCGCGTAGGTCACTGAAGCGATGCCCAGGTCGATCGCCCGATTCTCGCCGGTGAAGGCGATCACGATGGCGTCGTCGAGGCTGTTCAGGGGTAGCTGCAGATTGCGCGCCAGCAGGTTCCCGGTGCCCACCGGCAGCACGCCCAATGGAACCTCAGCGGAGCGCAGCGACTCCGCGACGGCGCGCACCGTGCCGTCGCCGCCCGCGACGAGAACCAGGTCCACACCCAGGCGTAACGCCTGACGGGTGACCCTCTGCCCGGGGTCCTGCACGCTGGTCTCGAACCACAGCGTCTCGCCCCACTCCGCAGCGGCGGCAGCGGCGGTGACCCCGGCGCGCAACCGCACGACATCCGTCTTCACCGGGTTGTAGACCACAGCGGCCCGACGAACGACGGATGCGGCCTCACGCGGGGCGGAACTGGGAGCGGCCATTCGCTCAGGCTAGCAACAGGCCACCGGGCGGGGCATGCGGCGCTTGTAGACTGACCGAGTGATTGATCCGGTGCTGCTACGCGAAAATCCCGACCTCGTCAAGCGATCGCAGGAGGCGCGGGGTGACTCCGTCGCGGCCGTCGACGAGGCGCTCGCCGCCGACGCCGACCGTCGGGCGTCCATCACGAGCTTCGAGGCCCTGCGGGCGTCGCAGAATGCCTTCGGCAAGACCGTGGCCCAGGCCCCGCCGGCCGAGAAGAAGGCCCTCGTCGCCCAGGCGCAGAGCCTCGCCGCCGAGGTCAAGGCGGCCGGCGTCGTCGCCGCGGAGGCCGAGGCCCGCTTCACGAGTGTGATGCGCACCATCGCCAACCCGATCATCGACGGCGTACCCGCAGGCGGCGAAGACAACTTCGCCACCCTGCGCACTCACGGTGAGATCCCGACCTTCGACGTCGAGGCCCGGGACCACCTCGAGATCGGTGAGCTGCTCGGCGCCATCGACATGGGCCGCGGCGCCAAGGTCTCCGGCGCCCGCTTCTACTTCCTGCGCGGCATCGGCGCTCGGCTCGAGATCGCCCTGATGAACATGGCCCTCGATCACGCGCTCGCGGCCGACTTCATCCCGATGATCACGCCCACCCTGGTGCGCCCCGAGATCATGGACGGCACGGGCTTCCTCGGCGAGCACGCCGACGAGATCTACCACCTGCCCGCCGACGACCTGTACCTCACCGGCACCAGCGAGGTGGCCCTGGCCGGCTACCACAGTGACGAGATCCTCGATCTCACCGACGGGCCGCTGCGTTACGCCGGCTGGTCCACCTGCTACCGCCGCGAGGCCGGGTCGGGCGGCAAGGACACCCGCGGCATCATCCGCGTGCACCAGTTCAACAAGCTCGAGATGTTCACCTACGTGCTGCCGGAGAACGCCGAAGCCGAGCACCTGCGCCTCGTGGCGCTGCAGGAGAACATGCTGCAGGCCCTGGGTCTGAGCTACCGCGTGATCGACGTCGCCGCCGGCGACCTCGGCTCCAGCGCCGCCCGCAAGTACGACATCGAGGCCTGGGTGCCCACCCAGAACGCTTACCGCGAGCTCACCAGCACGAGCAACTGCACCACCTATCAGGCGCGCCGCCTGGATATCCGCTACCGCACGGAGACCGGCAAGACCGCCCCGGTCGCCACCCTGAACGGCACCCTGGCGACCACCCGCTGGATCGTCGCCATCCTGGAAACCCACCAGCAGGCCGACGGTTCGGTGCGCGTCCCCGAAGCTCTGCAGCCCTATCTCGGCGGGCTCGAAGTCCTCACGCCTATCCGATGACCGTCACCACCGACGCGCCCTGGCTCGTCGCCCTCGATATCGACGGCACCACCCTGCACGAGGACGGCACCATCAGCGAGGCCGTCGTGAGGCAGGTGCGCCGGGTGGCTGCCGCCGGCCACCAGATCATGCTCGCCACCGGGCGGAGCGCCGCGGCGACCCTCCCGGTTCTGGACCGCCTGGAGATCACTCCGCGATTCGTGGTGTGCTCCAACGGCGCCATCACCCTGCACCGCGACCCGGATGCCCCGATGGGCTACCGCAGGGAATGGGTCGAGACCTTCAACCCCAGCGACGTGCTCCTCTCCATCCGCTCGCACCTCACTGACGCCCGCTACGCCGTCGAGGACGAGCACGGCTTCTACCGGTACACCGAGGCGTTCCCCGATTCCACCATCGGCCTGGACAGCGAGCACGTTCCCTTCGAGGAGCTGCTGCTGCACGACGCCACCCGCGTCGTGGTTGTTTCGCCCGACCACGACATGGACGACTTCCTCCAGGTGGTCGAACAGATGGGGCTGAACCAGGTCAGCTACGCGATCGGCTGGACCGCCTGGCTCGACATCGCACCGGACGGCGTGAACAAGGCCACCGCCATGGAGCGGGTGCGTGCCGAGTTCGGCATCCCACGCAGCCGGGTGATGGCCGTGGGCGACGGCCGCAATGACATCGACATGCTGCTCTGGGCCGGCTCAGAGGGCCGTGGCGTGGCCATGGGCCAGTCACCCGACGAGGTGCTCGAGGCGGCCAGCGAACTCACCGTGAGCGTGCAGGACGACGGCCTGGCCGTGGTTCTGAGCAGCCTCTAACCCCCAGAACGGGCGCGTGCAGTCGCTTGTCAGCCTCGCGTGTCAGGCTGCACATTCTGCTATCGGCTAAGATCGGGCGCAGTTCGTAGTTCGACCGTGCCCGTTGTGGCACGGCCCGGTACCCGAACTTGGAGGGCTGTCCGAGCGGCCGATGGAGCCAGTCTTGAAAACTGGTGGGCAGAAATGTCTCGTGGGTTCGAATCCCACGCCCTCCGCCATCAGGCGGCCGAACCTGCAGCACGACGAAAGGAAATGAGTGAGCGACCAGTTGCGCCCCCGCTCCAGACGATCGACGCAGATCAGCACGATCGCCCGGCACGGACGGCTCAAGCGCTCCAACGCGTTCGCCAACGTCGCCAAGGTCCTCGCCGCCGCCCTCGCCGTGGTGATGGTGAGCGGCGTGTCCGTCGCCGCCCTCGCCACCCTCAACGTGGCTGCGAGCGTGAAGCCCGGCGTCACGCTGGACAACGAGACCGACGGCCCCATTCCCTCCATCAGCTCGATCGACGGCGGTGCCAACCTGCTCCTCGTCGGTAGCGACAGCCGTGCGGGCCAGGGGGATGGCTACGGCGACCCCGACGAGGAAACGTCTGTGCTCAACGACGTGACCATGTTGCTGCACATCGCTGAAGACCACAGCAGCGCCACCGTGGTCAGCTTCCCCCGGGACACCTTCGTGCCCATTCCGGAGTGCCCGGACCCCAATGGCGGCACCTTCAGTGCCATGAGCAGCCAGAAGATCAACACCACTCTGAACTACGGCGGCCTGGCCTGCACGGTCAAGACCGTGGAGGCGCTCACCGGCCTGTCCATCCCCTACGCCGCACTCGTGCAGTTCAACGGTGTCGCGGCCATGTCCGAGGCCGTCGGCGGGGTGCCCGTGTGTATCGCCGAGCCCATCGTCGACTCGTACACCGACCTCAACATCCCCGCCGGTCTGCATGAGCTGAAGGGCCTCGAGGCCCTGCAGTTCCTGCGCACCCGCCACGGTGTCGGCGACGGCAGCGACCTGGGCCGTATCAGCAACCAGCAGGTGTTCCTTTCCGCCTTGGCGCGCACCTTGAAGAGCTCCGACACGCTCAGCGACCCGATCAAGCTCTACTCGATCGCCAAGGCCGCGGTCGACAACATGGAGTTGTCGAACACCTTGAAGAGCATGGACACCATGGTGTCCATCGCCATGGCGCTCAAGGACATCCCGCTGGACAAGGTCGTGTTCGTGCAGTACCCGATCAACTACGTCGACGGCGGCGTCGAGCCCGATGAGACGGCAGCCGCCGACCTCATCGCGGCCATCAACGCGGACGTCTCGCCCACCCTCGCGCCCGGTGAGGCCGACTTCCTGTCGGTGCCCGACCCCTCCGCCAGCGCCACACCGACCGACCCGGCGACGGAGGACCCCGCGGCCACCGACGCCCCGGTGACCACCGACCCGGCACCGACCGCGACGGCGCTGCCCAGCAACGTCTACGGTCAGGATGCCTCGCAGCAGACCTGTTCGTCCGGTCGCCCCGTCGAAGACCAGTAGCCGCGGCGCGGCATCCGGTGAGCCCATGTTCAATCGGATGCCGCGGTGCCGTTAGGATGGTGCATGTGCGTTTGCGAAAGCTCTCGCTCAGGAGACGTCGCATAGTCCGGCTTAGTGCACCACCCTGCTAAGGTGGAGTGCCCTTCACGGGGCACCGAGGGTTCAAATCCCTCCGTCTCCGCACTTCACGAAAACCCGCTGGATCCTCGAGATCCAGCGGGTTTTTCGGTTTTCCGGGCGTTCATCGCCCCGGAGTCACGGCCACCCGCGAGCTTGTCTGTGAGAACTCTCAGACAGTAGGCTGGTCCGAGGAGGACGGTACTTGAACATCCGATGAACATCTCACCGGCTGAGCGATAAGCGGCCGCACTGAGATGAAGCTCGATTTGACCGAACCTGCCCTCGAGCTCGAGGGCGACGACGCCCGCGCCATCGAGGTGCGGGTCTCCGGTCGCCGGGTGCTCACTCTCGCCGCCGAACTGGCCGAGACGGCCGCGAACGGCGTGATCCGGTACCGGCTGCCGCCCGCCTTCGGCCTCACGCTGCGCGGCTCAGGGGAGGTCGTGGTGCACGCCGTCGACACCGGGGCTGAGCTCGCACGCACGCCGGTGCGATCCGTCGTCGACCCCGACGGCGGGCTGCGCTTCACCGACGCCTCCGGCACCCCGGTGGTGCTGAACAAGTGGGGGCACCAGTCGATGACCTTCGCGGACGCCGCCGACGAGATCATCGCCGACCTGCTGCGGCGCACCAGCGAAGTGTTCGCCGTCCTCACCCGCTTCGGCCTGACGCCGTGGATCATGGGCGGAACCCTGCTCGTCCGGTGCGCTCCGGCGCGCTTCTGCCGCACGACGATGACGCCGACGTCGGCTACGTCAGCACCCACGAACACCCGGTCGATGTGGCCCTGGAGAGCTTCGCGCTGCAGCGCTTCCTCGAAGAGGCCGGCTACACGGTCATCCGGTACGGCGCCACCCAGATGCAGGTGCTCTTCCCGGAGGAGGCCGGGTCGGCCTTCCACGTCGACATCTTCGGCGGGTTCTACCGCGACGACGTATTCATGCAACCGTTCCACGTGCGCGCTCCGATACCCCGGGACACCTTCGAGAACCTCACCGAGATCACTATCGAGGGCTGGTCGTTCGCGGCCCCGAACCCGCCCGAACGCTGGCTCGAGGCGAATTACGGACCCACCTGGCGCATCCGGATGCCGGTCACCGGTTCGTCACCCCGCCCGAGGCCGCCCGGCGGTACGGCAACTGGTTCGGCAACACCAACCAGCACCT
It encodes the following:
- the pheA gene encoding prephenate dehydratase, coding for MPETPDVHYSFLGPAGTFTEAALAQVPEAQGLPWRAVNNVGEAFADVVSGRSVAAMIAIENSVDGGVSATQDALASVPNLRIIGEYLVPVNFVLVARPGTALEDVKIVNAHPVAYAQCRSWLEGTLPKHGHIPSSSNVAAAAALFEPGPADAAVAPPGIEKHHDLVVLARNIGDNPNAVTRFVLVGRTTVIPAPTGADKTSVIVELPEDRAGALLDMLEQFATRGVNLSLIQSRPIGDAMGRYRFVIDADGHIFDERVADALLGLRRFSPKVLFLGSYPRADKQPNVFTSRYNDEVFIEARDWLRGLISGEPGA
- a CDS encoding diacylglycerol kinase family protein, which codes for MAAPSSAPREAASVVRRAAVVYNPVKTDVVRLRAGVTAAAAAAEWGETLWFETSVQDPGQRVTRQALRLGVDLVLVAGGDGTVRAVAESLRSAEVPLGVLPVGTGNLLARNLQLPLNSLDDAIVIAFTGENRAIDLGIASVTYADNRIEDHAFLVMAGLGLDAQMIAATRPDLKKQVGWLAYVDAGMRALPKAEQFRIRYNLGTRSEHQALVSTILIANCGVLPGNIQFLPEALVDDGILDIAVLQPRGVLGWLKIWRRVTWQNGVLRRFAVGRRIIELTETDDERAMTVLRATDIRIVPDKPQEFELDGDEFGLVRSVFLRADAGALLVRVPAVLSR
- the serS gene encoding serine--tRNA ligase translates to MIDPVLLRENPDLVKRSQEARGDSVAAVDEALAADADRRASITSFEALRASQNAFGKTVAQAPPAEKKALVAQAQSLAAEVKAAGVVAAEAEARFTSVMRTIANPIIDGVPAGGEDNFATLRTHGEIPTFDVEARDHLEIGELLGAIDMGRGAKVSGARFYFLRGIGARLEIALMNMALDHALAADFIPMITPTLVRPEIMDGTGFLGEHADEIYHLPADDLYLTGTSEVALAGYHSDEILDLTDGPLRYAGWSTCYRREAGSGGKDTRGIIRVHQFNKLEMFTYVLPENAEAEHLRLVALQENMLQALGLSYRVIDVAAGDLGSSAARKYDIEAWVPTQNAYRELTSTSNCTTYQARRLDIRYRTETGKTAPVATLNGTLATTRWIVAILETHQQADGSVRVPEALQPYLGGLEVLTPIR
- a CDS encoding HAD family hydrolase gives rise to the protein MTVTTDAPWLVALDIDGTTLHEDGTISEAVVRQVRRVAAAGHQIMLATGRSAAATLPVLDRLEITPRFVVCSNGAITLHRDPDAPMGYRREWVETFNPSDVLLSIRSHLTDARYAVEDEHGFYRYTEAFPDSTIGLDSEHVPFEELLLHDATRVVVVSPDHDMDDFLQVVEQMGLNQVSYAIGWTAWLDIAPDGVNKATAMERVRAEFGIPRSRVMAVGDGRNDIDMLLWAGSEGRGVAMGQSPDEVLEAASELTVSVQDDGLAVVLSSL
- a CDS encoding LCP family protein: MSDQLRPRSRRSTQISTIARHGRLKRSNAFANVAKVLAAALAVVMVSGVSVAALATLNVAASVKPGVTLDNETDGPIPSISSIDGGANLLLVGSDSRAGQGDGYGDPDEETSVLNDVTMLLHIAEDHSSATVVSFPRDTFVPIPECPDPNGGTFSAMSSQKINTTLNYGGLACTVKTVEALTGLSIPYAALVQFNGVAAMSEAVGGVPVCIAEPIVDSYTDLNIPAGLHELKGLEALQFLRTRHGVGDGSDLGRISNQQVFLSALARTLKSSDTLSDPIKLYSIAKAAVDNMELSNTLKSMDTMVSIAMALKDIPLDKVVFVQYPINYVDGGVEPDETAAADLIAAINADVSPTLAPGEADFLSVPDPSASATPTDPATEDPAATDAPVTTDPAPTATALPSNVYGQDASQQTCSSGRPVEDQ